The Benincasa hispida cultivar B227 chromosome 11, ASM972705v1, whole genome shotgun sequence genome has a segment encoding these proteins:
- the LOC120090724 gene encoding uncharacterized protein LOC120090724 has translation MVQKCFEEKLELLDQEISGFIVKMQKLPTIKENLALLAKIIKRLGFQVEKHQQMLVLCYENDQGTGKGSICGRFLVIKQETTVEAYRNQFDKLIALLPHLPNEVLEETFMNGLASWIKAEVECWDPTGLAQMMSFVQRVEDRENAWVEAGRARIDGGLTNPRTLKITGEIKRESVVILVDCEATHNFISESPANHLQLNITDTTNYGVVLGSGTTMQGKGVCKNVKMRLGDWRVCDSFQLLELGNADVILGMQWLHSLGKIEVDWWNLTMTFVHEGQKITLQGNPSLEKEGISLKCTMKIWDAPYEYLRNI, from the exons ATGGTTCAGAAATGTTTTGAAGAGAAACTGGAGTTACTAGACCAAGAGATCTCTGGATTCATAGTCAAAATGCAGAAATTGCCAACCATAAAGGAGAATTTGGCATTGTTAGCGAAGATCATTAAGAGATTGGGATTTCAAGTAGAGAAACATCAACAAATGCTCGTCTTATGTTATGAAAATGACCAAGGGACAGGCAAAG GATCGATCTGTGGGAGATTCTTGGTTATTAAACAAGAAACGACTGTGGAAGCATATCGAAATCAGTTTGATAAGTTAATAGCGTTATTGCCTCATCTGCCGAATGAAGTTCTAGAGGAGACATTCATGAACGGTTTGGCGTCGTGgattaaggctgaagttgagtgTTGGGATCCCACCGGGTTAGCGCAAATGATGTCATTTGTGCAACGTGTTGAAGATAGAGAAAATGCGTGGGTTGAAGCGGGACGGGCGCGAATAGATGGAG GATTGACGAATCCTCGAACACTGAAGATCACAGGGGAAATCAAAAGAGAATCAGTGGTGATACTAGTAGATTGTGAAGCTACGCATAACTTCATATCAGAGAGTCCAGCGAATCATCTGCAGTTGAACATCACAGACACGACCAATTACGGAGTTGTTTTGGGATCAGGAACCACAATGCAAGGTAAGGGAGTATGCAAAAATGTGAAAATGAGACTGGGTGATTGGAGAGTGTGTGATAGTTTCCAGCTGTTGGAACTAGGGAATGCTGACGTGATTTTGGGGATGCAATGGCTACACTCTTTAGGGAAAATAGAGGTAGATTGGTGGAACCTAACAATGACATTTGTTCATGAGGGTCAGAAGATTACACTGCAAGGGAATCCAAGTCTGGAAAAGGAAGGGATTAGTCTGAAATGTACGATGAAAATATGGGATGCTCCCTACGAGTACTTAAGGAACATTTGA